From the genome of Amycolatopsis sp. NBC_01488, one region includes:
- a CDS encoding fasciclin domain-containing protein has protein sequence MRNLRIAGIGLTAAAALTLTACGSSGTASSGSSSSSMAPTSSMAAPSSSAAASDGVTTNADVFGPACSQLPQGSAPGSLDSMGPQPVASAASTNPLLTKLVAAVKATNLVDTLNSQPAITVFAPADPAFAALGDAKFKELAGKPAELAPILQYHVVGKRYDSKGLATAGSLDSLNTAGGPLKIEGSGENMTVNGAKILCGNIPTKNATVFVIDKVLTPGTNK, from the coding sequence GTGCGTAACCTTCGTATTGCCGGTATTGGTCTGACTGCGGCCGCCGCGCTGACCCTGACCGCCTGTGGCAGCAGTGGCACCGCGTCCTCGGGCAGCTCCAGCAGCTCGATGGCCCCGACCTCGTCGATGGCCGCACCGTCCTCCAGCGCCGCCGCGTCCGACGGCGTGACCACCAACGCCGACGTCTTCGGCCCCGCCTGTTCGCAGCTGCCCCAGGGCTCCGCGCCCGGCTCGCTCGACTCGATGGGCCCGCAGCCGGTCGCGTCGGCCGCCTCGACCAACCCGCTGCTGACCAAGCTGGTCGCGGCCGTCAAGGCCACCAACCTGGTCGACACCCTCAACAGCCAGCCCGCCATCACCGTGTTCGCGCCGGCCGACCCGGCCTTCGCCGCGCTGGGCGACGCCAAGTTCAAGGAACTCGCGGGCAAGCCGGCCGAGCTGGCGCCGATCCTGCAGTACCACGTCGTCGGCAAGCGCTACGACTCCAAGGGCCTCGCCACCGCCGGTTCCCTTGACAGCCTGAACACCGCCGGCGGCCCGCTGAAGATCGAAGGCTCGGGCGAGAACATGACCGTCAACGGGGCGAAGATCCTGTGCGGCAACATCCCCACCAAGAACGCCACCGTCTTCGTGATCGACAAGGTCCTCACCCCCGGCACCAACAAGTAA
- a CDS encoding fatty acid desaturase family protein yields MSPLSGASGTRASSRNSFGELGRLVRREGLLDRRYGYYAVKISLTLLALIGGFVAFAVVGDSWWQLVTAVFFAVAFAQVAFLGHDAGHNQIFRTGRANDRLGYALGGLVGMSYGWWMGKHTRHHANPNHEDDDPDLDIPLLAFTRGQTSEKHGLVRWTSKHQAFLFFPLLLLEGLSLHWAGIQAVRDDEVKHRRLEAVLLFAHIGVYLGAVCVVLSPPVALAFVAVHQGLWGVYMGCSFAPGHKGMPTYTDKTKLDFLRKQVLTSRNVRGGPWVDFTLGGLNYQIEHHLFPSMPRVNLRRAQPVVRKFCDDHGIDYAQCGLFKTYYYVLQHLHEVSAPLRAASAPAR; encoded by the coding sequence ATGTCTCCGCTGAGCGGCGCCTCTGGCACCCGCGCGTCGTCGCGCAACAGCTTCGGAGAACTCGGCCGCCTCGTACGACGTGAAGGTCTGCTTGACCGGCGTTATGGCTACTACGCGGTGAAAATCAGCCTCACTTTGCTCGCGCTGATCGGCGGGTTCGTCGCGTTCGCGGTGGTAGGTGATTCGTGGTGGCAGCTGGTCACCGCCGTGTTCTTCGCGGTGGCGTTCGCGCAGGTCGCGTTCCTCGGCCACGACGCCGGCCACAACCAGATCTTCCGCACCGGCCGCGCCAATGACCGGCTGGGCTACGCACTGGGCGGCCTCGTCGGCATGAGCTACGGCTGGTGGATGGGCAAGCACACCCGCCACCACGCCAACCCCAACCACGAGGACGACGACCCCGACCTCGACATCCCGCTGCTCGCCTTCACCCGCGGGCAGACCAGCGAAAAGCACGGGCTCGTGCGCTGGACGTCGAAGCACCAGGCATTCCTGTTCTTCCCGCTGTTGCTGTTGGAAGGTCTGAGTCTGCACTGGGCCGGCATCCAGGCGGTGCGCGACGACGAAGTCAAACACCGCCGGCTCGAAGCGGTGCTGCTGTTCGCCCACATCGGCGTCTACCTCGGCGCGGTGTGCGTGGTGCTGTCCCCGCCGGTGGCGCTGGCATTCGTCGCTGTGCACCAGGGGCTGTGGGGCGTGTACATGGGCTGTTCGTTCGCGCCGGGCCACAAGGGCATGCCCACCTACACCGACAAGACGAAGCTCGACTTCCTGCGCAAGCAGGTCCTCACCAGCCGCAACGTCCGCGGCGGCCCCTGGGTCGACTTCACCCTCGGTGGGCTCAACTACCAGATCGAGCACCACCTGTTCCCCAGCATGCCGCGCGTCAACCTGCGCCGCGCGCAGCCCGTGGTCCGGAAGTTCTGCGACGACCACGGGATCGACTACGCCCAGTGTGGGCTGTTCAAGACCTACTACTACGTGCTGCAGCACCTGCACGAGGTCAGCGCGCCACTGCGCGCGGCGAGCGCACCTGCCCGCTAA
- a CDS encoding sigma factor produces MRPPWSGHNDRQQTSHICRTLLQRAGHGDVAAFAELYDRTAPAVYGLILSVLPDAEQAEDVTLEVYVQAWRTASRYDPARADAPCLLMVTARRYLLDRIRTAPSCEGRSGPPRRVRVGRGGS; encoded by the coding sequence GTGCGTCCACCCTGGAGCGGCCATAATGATAGACAGCAAACGTCACACATCTGCCGGACGCTGCTGCAGCGTGCGGGCCACGGCGACGTCGCTGCGTTCGCCGAACTCTATGACCGCACCGCGCCCGCGGTGTACGGGCTGATCCTCAGCGTCCTGCCGGACGCGGAACAGGCCGAAGACGTCACCCTCGAGGTGTACGTGCAAGCCTGGCGAACAGCGTCTCGGTACGATCCCGCCCGTGCCGATGCGCCATGCCTGTTAATGGTCACGGCTCGCCGGTACCTACTCGACCGGATCCGAACCGCGCCATCTTGCGAGGGTAGGTCCGGGCCGCCCCGCCGAGTTCGTGTTGGGCGAGGAGGCAGTTGA
- a CDS encoding STAS domain-containing protein has translation MAEHFGGTQLRLCAVAGDLADGLNLTARPGPPLSTRPTARMTACARGVMLRSPRRESRDHALATITDRQSTRVPRREVGTQELIVDHSKRRVFRRAAVRPSFTVVHSRLPAGKPPLTLVRPGLSVGKPPLQLTLAHRPGVVVLDAAGEIDLATAPALSEVLADAIARRPPLLVVDLTSTTFLACAGLSALVAARHLLGARSSLAVVAGSRATWRPLHITEVDRILAVYRCLDDALIDATPIPQQLVLRTVVADAAILVTATGGTQPGDTAAVTSELRHACELCRGVVLFDVSACTLPVADIVRTATTGAGPHRHRVRVLTADQTLTEALDAAGIAHCRSATANE, from the coding sequence GTGGCGGAGCACTTCGGCGGAACCCAGCTCCGGCTGTGTGCCGTTGCCGGTGACCTCGCCGACGGCCTGAACCTCACCGCCCGCCCTGGCCCGCCACTGTCCACGCGGCCAACGGCTCGGATGACGGCATGCGCGCGAGGCGTTATGCTGAGGTCACCGCGCCGGGAGAGCCGAGACCACGCGCTCGCGACGATCACCGATCGACAGTCGACCCGGGTTCCGCGCCGCGAGGTCGGCACGCAGGAGCTGATCGTGGACCACTCCAAACGTCGTGTTTTTCGGCGTGCCGCCGTTAGGCCGTCGTTCACCGTCGTCCATTCCCGTCTTCCGGCGGGTAAGCCGCCGCTCACCCTCGTGCGTCCCGGCCTGTCGGTGGGCAAGCCACCGCTGCAGCTCACCCTGGCCCATCGACCGGGTGTCGTGGTGCTCGACGCTGCCGGTGAAATCGACCTGGCCACCGCCCCCGCTCTCAGCGAGGTGCTCGCCGACGCGATCGCCCGGCGGCCGCCCCTGCTCGTCGTGGATCTGACCTCGACCACGTTTCTGGCCTGTGCCGGGCTGTCGGCGCTAGTGGCCGCTCGCCATCTACTCGGCGCTCGAAGCAGCTTGGCCGTGGTCGCCGGGTCGCGGGCGACGTGGCGACCGCTGCACATCACCGAGGTGGATCGGATTCTGGCGGTGTACCGCTGCCTCGACGACGCGTTGATCGACGCCACACCGATACCCCAGCAGTTGGTGCTGAGGACTGTCGTGGCCGATGCCGCGATCCTGGTGACCGCGACCGGGGGGACGCAGCCCGGCGATACCGCGGCGGTGACGAGCGAACTCCGGCACGCGTGCGAGCTGTGCCGTGGCGTCGTCCTGTTCGATGTGTCGGCCTGCACGCTGCCGGTTGCCGACATCGTGCGCACCGCCACCACCGGGGCCGGCCCGCATCGGCATCGTGTGCGTGTCCTGACCGCCGACCAGACCCTGACCGAAGCCTTGGACGCCGCCGGCATCGCGCACTGCCGCTCGGCAACAGCGAACGAATGA
- a CDS encoding transposase family protein, protein MQVITASKPEWIAPFTGLEPDQFRKLVRLVAKRGGDEIADGRPGRQWALPLADRVLLVATYWRTNLTMRQIGPLFGVSHSAAHRVIDSIGPLLALAPVRKRRFDAVAIVDGTLVPTRDHRLATPSKNYRYSTNVQVAIDAETRLVIATGDPRPGSRNDCTVYRDSGMAEQLAGRPVMADGGYQGNPEVVMPYRKPRDGSELPDWKEGLNATHRKVRARVEHVLARMKNFKILRDYRRAASTLADTVSGIANLHNILLTD, encoded by the coding sequence GTGCAGGTGATCACAGCGTCGAAGCCGGAGTGGATTGCCCCGTTCACCGGGCTGGAGCCTGACCAGTTCCGCAAGCTGGTGCGGCTGGTCGCGAAGCGAGGAGGCGACGAGATCGCGGACGGCCGCCCGGGCCGGCAGTGGGCGTTGCCGCTGGCCGACCGGGTGTTGCTGGTGGCCACGTATTGGCGGACGAATCTGACGATGCGCCAGATCGGGCCGTTGTTCGGGGTGTCGCATTCGGCGGCGCATCGGGTGATCGACTCGATCGGGCCGCTGCTGGCGCTGGCCCCGGTCCGGAAACGCCGGTTCGATGCGGTGGCGATCGTGGACGGCACGCTGGTGCCCACCCGGGATCACCGGTTGGCGACGCCGTCGAAGAACTACCGGTACTCGACCAACGTGCAGGTCGCGATCGACGCCGAGACCCGGCTGGTCATCGCCACCGGCGACCCGCGACCGGGCAGCCGCAACGACTGCACCGTCTACCGCGACTCCGGCATGGCCGAGCAACTCGCCGGTCGGCCGGTCATGGCCGATGGTGGTTATCAAGGTAATCCCGAGGTGGTCATGCCGTATCGCAAACCCCGTGACGGCAGCGAATTGCCGGACTGGAAGGAAGGCCTCAACGCGACCCACCGCAAGGTCCGGGCTCGCGTCGAGCACGTGTTGGCCCGGATGAAGAACTTCAAGATCCTCCGCGACTACCGTCGCGCGGCGAGCACGCTCGCCGACACAGTCTCCGGAATCGCGAACCTGCACAACATCCTCCTCACCGACTGA
- a CDS encoding GAF and ANTAR domain-containing protein yields the protein MAAEPETHGHVGHDRERLVSRTFVRLADTLVADFDVSDFLSMLAEQCVDLLGVSAASVILLDPDGGLRVAATSSERAELLELFAVETDDGPCIDCVRGGVPVSCADLRTETDHWPRFTAAARECGFRAVHAIPMRLRDQVIGVLTFLGVDPGDLQRDDIELGQALADVATIGILQHRTIEQHTEVAGQLQTALHSRVVIEQAKGVLAQRSGLSMDDAFSQLRSYARAHHLRLTDLAAAVTNGTIDLAAILPRR from the coding sequence ATGGCAGCCGAACCCGAAACCCACGGCCACGTCGGGCACGACCGGGAAAGGCTGGTCTCACGGACGTTCGTCCGGCTCGCTGACACCCTCGTCGCCGACTTCGACGTCTCCGACTTCCTCTCCATGCTCGCCGAGCAGTGCGTCGATCTGCTCGGCGTGTCCGCGGCGAGCGTGATCCTGCTGGATCCCGACGGCGGGTTGCGCGTGGCCGCGACCTCGTCCGAGCGCGCCGAACTGCTGGAGCTGTTCGCGGTCGAGACCGATGACGGGCCGTGCATCGACTGCGTCCGCGGAGGCGTCCCGGTCTCCTGCGCCGACCTCCGCACCGAGACCGATCACTGGCCCCGGTTCACCGCCGCCGCCCGCGAATGCGGATTCCGCGCGGTGCACGCTATCCCGATGCGCCTGCGCGACCAGGTCATCGGCGTCTTGACGTTTCTCGGCGTCGACCCCGGAGACCTGCAGCGCGACGACATCGAGCTGGGGCAGGCACTGGCCGACGTCGCGACCATCGGGATCCTGCAGCACCGCACCATCGAACAGCACACCGAAGTCGCCGGCCAACTGCAAACCGCGCTCCACAGCCGCGTGGTGATCGAGCAGGCCAAAGGAGTACTCGCCCAGCGCAGCGGACTCTCGATGGACGACGCGTTCTCGCAACTGCGGTCCTACGCCCGCGCCCACCACCTGCGCCTGACCGACCTCGCCGCCGCGGTCACCAACGGCACCATCGACCTGGCCGCGATCCTTCCCCGTCGCTAG
- a CDS encoding LytR C-terminal domain-containing protein yields the protein MFKTIPVGNVALKTIGDGEAVEVNPQEVQAAIKTAINASVEAAPPSTTASPPSPANSGAGGRTGDPAVTVDVRNASGANGLAASVSQSITGLGFHAGGVANVATRHTSVVDYATGEQTAARQVADYLGNGVGIAADPGLARGHLRVVLGTDYHATAGTSGTAPASQTAQPAGDASITANGLTCVN from the coding sequence GTGTTCAAGACGATCCCGGTGGGCAACGTCGCCCTGAAGACCATCGGCGACGGCGAGGCGGTCGAGGTCAACCCGCAGGAGGTCCAGGCGGCGATCAAGACCGCGATCAACGCCTCCGTTGAGGCTGCGCCGCCAAGCACAACGGCGTCGCCACCGTCACCGGCGAATTCCGGCGCGGGCGGGCGAACGGGCGATCCGGCCGTCACGGTCGACGTCCGCAATGCGAGCGGCGCCAACGGCCTGGCCGCATCCGTGTCCCAGAGCATCACCGGGCTGGGTTTCCATGCTGGCGGCGTGGCCAACGTCGCCACGCGGCACACCTCGGTCGTCGACTACGCCACCGGCGAGCAGACCGCCGCACGGCAGGTGGCCGATTACCTCGGGAACGGTGTCGGGATCGCGGCCGATCCGGGGCTTGCCCGCGGCCACCTCCGAGTGGTGCTCGGCACGGACTACCACGCCACTGCGGGCACCTCGGGCACGGCACCCGCCAGCCAAACCGCGCAGCCGGCCGGCGACGCGTCGATCACCGCCAACGGGCTGACCTGCGTCAACTGA
- a CDS encoding alkaline phosphatase family protein encodes MPSPVDHVVIMTQENHTTDNYFRSMAAYGANVATGWPVSANPPASDQPHDRHAYYRWLTKASTGDHVQFDTTAALPFYAWLAATGAFLENHCSGFGTNSTPNHLLIVGGQSPTLRNPPRSAPQPVWDMPSLPGHAQDHGTDWRAYTGSSGYPVQFYKQLSGSSRIVRSGQFVTDAEKGTLPPLSMMWHDSPLDEHPPADVSQGMNAIWQAVDAVVQAGLWERTVFLLTWDDWGGYDDHVATPDVEHTPDKVQLAYGPRVPLLMFGGRVKQRIDSRWCSHVSIPKTALQLLGLPPLGVPRLDDDAGLADLVDLSATATIAPAPPRPGNPLTQPPPPHPVPKPTPAPPPPPGGSQPIGPIILRNGKTLPPPNDVPLKPGHGGSR; translated from the coding sequence ATGCCCAGCCCGGTCGACCATGTCGTGATCATGACGCAGGAGAACCACACCACCGACAACTACTTCCGGTCGATGGCCGCCTACGGGGCCAACGTGGCGACTGGATGGCCCGTGTCGGCCAATCCCCCGGCTTCCGATCAGCCGCACGACCGGCATGCGTACTACCGCTGGCTGACCAAGGCGAGCACCGGCGACCACGTGCAGTTCGACACGACGGCCGCGCTGCCGTTCTACGCCTGGCTTGCCGCGACCGGGGCCTTCCTGGAAAACCACTGCTCGGGCTTCGGCACCAACTCCACCCCCAACCACCTGCTCATCGTCGGCGGCCAGTCCCCCACCCTGCGCAACCCGCCGCGGTCAGCCCCGCAGCCGGTCTGGGACATGCCATCGCTGCCCGGCCACGCCCAGGACCACGGCACCGACTGGCGCGCTTACACCGGGTCCAGCGGATATCCCGTGCAGTTCTACAAGCAGCTCTCCGGCTCTTCACGCATCGTCCGTTCCGGACAGTTCGTCACCGACGCCGAAAAGGGCACATTGCCGCCGTTGTCGATGATGTGGCACGACTCGCCCCTGGACGAACATCCACCCGCCGACGTCAGCCAGGGGATGAACGCGATCTGGCAGGCGGTGGACGCCGTCGTGCAAGCCGGGCTGTGGGAACGCACAGTGTTCCTGCTGACATGGGACGATTGGGGCGGCTACGACGACCACGTCGCCACTCCCGACGTCGAGCACACACCCGACAAGGTGCAGCTCGCCTACGGACCCAGGGTGCCGCTGCTGATGTTCGGCGGCCGGGTCAAACAGCGCATCGATTCCCGCTGGTGCTCTCACGTCAGCATCCCGAAAACCGCGCTGCAGCTGCTGGGCCTGCCGCCGCTGGGTGTTCCCCGTCTGGATGACGACGCCGGCCTGGCGGACCTCGTCGACCTGAGCGCCACGGCGACGATCGCCCCCGCGCCACCCCGGCCCGGCAACCCCCTCACCCAGCCACCGCCACCCCACCCGGTGCCGAAACCCACCCCCGCCCCGCCGCCACCACCCGGCGGCTCACAACCGATCGGGCCGATCATCCTCCGCAACGGCAAAACCCTGCCGCCACCCAACGACGTCCCCCTGAAGCCAGGCCACGGGGGCAGCCGATGA
- the tatB gene encoding Sec-independent protein translocase protein TatB — translation MFGLSLEHLLILLIAALFILGPERLPESTRWLAQNVRKIRSFASGAQEQLRSELGPELRELRKPLQDLQSLRTFNPKTALTHLAVAS, via the coding sequence ATGTTCGGTCTCAGCCTGGAACATCTGCTGATCCTGCTGATCGCCGCCCTGTTCATCCTCGGCCCCGAACGGCTGCCTGAATCCACCCGCTGGCTGGCACAGAACGTCCGCAAGATCCGCAGCTTCGCTTCCGGCGCGCAAGAGCAGCTCCGATCAGAGCTCGGGCCGGAGCTCCGGGAGCTACGCAAACCCCTGCAGGACCTGCAATCGCTCCGGACGTTCAACCCGAAGACCGCACTCACCCACTTGGCCGTGGCATCGTGA
- a CDS encoding DedA family protein, which produces MLAHYGYLAVFGLVFVEGFGPPVPGQSILIVAGVYAGAGQLNIVVVGVIGFLAATGGDNVGFVIGHFGGRKLVLRLGRRLFLTEERLAKAEKFFDRRGGLVVVIARFIDGLRQANGIVAGLAGMSWWRFLAFNALGAALWVGVWTSAGYFAGDHIEVIYGQFQRYEWWVLAALAVLVALLVARWIVRRRRVRPAEPTEPTEGPKPVKPTTGSADGGHPVQPGDPQQHLDGLGVGDEERSPHRSGEVGQRPDR; this is translated from the coding sequence GTGCTGGCGCACTATGGCTATCTCGCGGTGTTTGGCTTGGTGTTCGTCGAGGGCTTCGGTCCGCCCGTTCCTGGGCAGAGCATCCTGATCGTCGCCGGTGTCTATGCCGGCGCAGGTCAGCTCAACATCGTTGTCGTCGGCGTCATTGGTTTCCTGGCCGCGACTGGCGGGGACAATGTCGGTTTCGTCATCGGTCACTTCGGTGGCCGCAAACTTGTCTTGCGCCTGGGGCGTCGACTGTTTCTGACCGAAGAACGGCTGGCGAAGGCGGAGAAGTTCTTCGACAGGCGCGGCGGCCTTGTCGTCGTCATCGCCCGGTTCATCGACGGCCTGCGTCAGGCCAACGGCATCGTGGCGGGGCTGGCTGGCATGTCGTGGTGGCGGTTCCTTGCCTTCAACGCCCTCGGCGCGGCGCTGTGGGTGGGTGTGTGGACCTCGGCCGGCTACTTCGCCGGTGATCACATCGAGGTCATCTACGGCCAGTTTCAGCGGTACGAGTGGTGGGTGTTGGCCGCGCTTGCCGTGCTGGTTGCGTTGCTGGTCGCCCGCTGGATCGTTCGGCGCCGCCGCGTTCGCCCCGCCGAGCCGACCGAGCCCACCGAGGGACCCAAGCCCGTCAAGCCCACCACGGGCTCAGCGGATGGTGGCCACCCGGTCCAGCCTGGAGATCCGCAGCAGCATCTGGATGGCCTTGGTGTCGGGGACGAGGAACGTTCGCCGCATCGGAGCGGCGAGGTCGGCCAACGCCCGGATCGCTGA
- a CDS encoding potassium transporter Kup produces the protein MSSEHNEPKPSARDTEHPRRPAAVTLALGALGVVFGDIGTSPLYALQTVFSIDNGGVRPVPDDVYGVLSLVLWSILLVVSVKYVLFVMRADNDGEGGILALATLIRRRVPGRARLAALATTLGVVGASLFFGDSVITPAISVLSAVEGIDVVTPSIRDAILPIAAIILIVLFLAQRFGTHRVGRLFGPVMLLWFLALALLGLPHILQRPGILRSLSPTYAADFVFEHPYVAFIAMGAVVLAITGAEALYADMGHFGRPPIRRAWFAVVFPALTLNYLGQGALILGQPDAVRNPFYLLVPDWAQIPMVALATFATVIASQAVISGAFSVTRQAIRLGFLPHLTVRHTSARESGQIYVPGVNWLLMGAVLVLMVTFGSSASLATAYGVAVTGTLLLTTALFLILAGAAWQWPWWRLVLVAVVFGGLELTFFAANLTKIVHGGWLPLLLGGLAVTTMLVWQRGRRLVTARRTETEGRLSDFVDQLRDHPPTRVPGTAVFPHPTKETVPLALRANAEFNGVVHEHVVIVSMVFENVPHVSRNERLAVDSLSHAHDGIVHLSVRFGFHDDADIPAALRDAFMLTTELETDLDNAFYFLSRVTINPGPPGGMPRWQKWLFIGLAHNAPSQAAAFRLPVDRTVVMGTTIQL, from the coding sequence GTGAGCTCTGAACACAACGAACCGAAGCCGTCCGCGCGCGACACCGAACACCCCCGGCGGCCCGCGGCGGTCACTCTGGCCCTGGGAGCACTCGGTGTGGTGTTCGGGGACATCGGCACCAGCCCGCTGTACGCGCTGCAAACCGTCTTCTCGATCGACAACGGCGGGGTACGGCCAGTGCCCGACGACGTCTACGGCGTGCTGTCGCTGGTCTTGTGGTCGATCCTGCTCGTCGTGTCGGTGAAGTATGTGCTGTTCGTGATGCGCGCCGACAACGACGGCGAAGGCGGCATCCTGGCGCTGGCCACGCTCATCCGCCGACGGGTCCCCGGCCGGGCCCGGCTGGCCGCGCTGGCGACGACCCTGGGGGTAGTGGGTGCGTCGCTGTTCTTCGGCGACAGCGTCATCACTCCCGCCATCTCCGTGCTGTCCGCGGTCGAGGGCATCGACGTCGTCACCCCCAGCATCCGCGACGCCATCCTGCCCATCGCCGCGATCATCCTGATCGTCCTGTTCCTCGCGCAGCGGTTCGGCACCCACCGGGTGGGCCGGCTGTTCGGCCCCGTTATGCTGCTGTGGTTCCTGGCACTGGCGCTGCTCGGCCTACCGCACATCCTCCAGCGCCCCGGAATCCTGCGAAGCCTCTCCCCCACCTATGCCGCCGACTTCGTTTTCGAACACCCATACGTCGCCTTCATCGCCATGGGCGCCGTGGTGCTGGCCATCACCGGCGCCGAAGCCCTCTACGCCGACATGGGGCACTTCGGCCGTCCGCCGATCCGCCGGGCCTGGTTTGCCGTCGTTTTTCCCGCGCTGACGTTGAACTACCTCGGCCAGGGGGCGCTGATCCTGGGACAGCCTGACGCCGTGCGCAACCCGTTCTACCTGCTCGTCCCAGACTGGGCGCAGATCCCGATGGTCGCGCTGGCGACCTTCGCCACCGTCATCGCGTCCCAGGCAGTCATCTCCGGCGCTTTCTCGGTGACCCGGCAGGCGATCCGGCTGGGCTTCCTGCCGCACCTGACCGTCCGGCACACCTCGGCGCGGGAGAGCGGCCAGATCTACGTACCCGGAGTGAACTGGCTGCTGATGGGCGCCGTGCTCGTCCTGATGGTCACATTCGGCTCGTCGGCTTCGCTGGCCACCGCCTACGGGGTAGCCGTCACCGGCACGCTGTTGCTGACCACCGCCCTGTTCCTGATCCTGGCCGGCGCCGCATGGCAGTGGCCGTGGTGGCGGCTGGTGCTGGTGGCCGTGGTCTTCGGTGGCCTCGAGCTGACTTTCTTCGCCGCCAACCTGACCAAGATCGTGCACGGCGGCTGGCTGCCGCTGCTGCTGGGCGGGCTGGCCGTCACGACCATGCTGGTATGGCAGCGCGGCCGCCGCCTCGTCACCGCCCGGCGCACCGAAACCGAAGGCCGGCTCTCGGACTTCGTCGACCAGCTGCGCGACCACCCGCCCACGCGAGTCCCGGGCACTGCCGTGTTCCCGCACCCGACCAAGGAGACCGTCCCGCTGGCGCTGCGCGCCAACGCCGAGTTCAACGGCGTCGTGCACGAACACGTCGTGATCGTCTCCATGGTCTTCGAGAACGTGCCGCACGTGTCCCGCAACGAGCGCCTCGCCGTCGACTCCCTGTCCCACGCCCACGACGGCATCGTGCACCTGTCGGTCCGGTTCGGCTTCCACGACGACGCCGACATCCCCGCAGCGCTGCGCGACGCGTTCATGCTCACCACCGAACTCGAGACCGACCTGGACAACGCGTTCTACTTCCTCTCCAGAGTCACCATCAACCCCGGTCCGCCGGGCGGCATGCCCCGCTGGCAGAAGTGGCTGTTCATCGGCCTGGCGCACAACGCCCCCTCCCAGGCGGCCGCGTTCCGGCTGCCCGTCGACCGCACCGTCGTGATGGGGACCACGATCCAGCTGTAG
- a CDS encoding CsbD family protein, whose amino-acid sequence MSDKLENKGEELKGRAKEAVGDATGNEQWQAEGKADQAKGALKQAGEKVKDAVKGVTHKD is encoded by the coding sequence ATGAGCGACAAGTTGGAGAACAAGGGCGAAGAGCTCAAGGGTCGGGCCAAGGAAGCCGTTGGCGATGCCACGGGCAACGAGCAGTGGCAGGCCGAGGGCAAGGCGGACCAGGCCAAGGGTGCGCTGAAGCAGGCGGGCGAGAAGGTCAAAGACGCGGTCAAGGGCGTGACGCACAAGGACTGA